A genomic segment from Flavobacterium inviolabile encodes:
- a CDS encoding pseudouridine synthase: MQHRHFLIHKPHGYLSQFIYEKKRHKKLLGELYDFPEGTMAIGRLDEDSEGLLLLTTDGMMSEIVRSKTVEKEYYAQVDGVITAEAIARLQTGVEIGFKGIRYTTKHCEAGILNELPDYIGEGRRIRDERHGPTSWLSITLTEGKFRQVRKMTAAVGFPTLRLVRVRVGTISLQNLKAGAVREVEHFSLPGAL, translated from the coding sequence ATGCAGCACCGCCACTTTCTGATCCACAAACCGCATGGTTATTTAAGTCAGTTTATTTATGAAAAGAAAAGACATAAAAAACTACTGGGGGAACTTTATGATTTTCCGGAAGGAACCATGGCTATCGGAAGGCTGGATGAAGATTCGGAAGGATTGCTTTTGCTCACTACCGATGGTATGATGAGTGAAATTGTGCGCAGTAAAACCGTGGAAAAAGAATACTACGCCCAGGTGGACGGTGTGATTACGGCGGAAGCTATTGCCCGGTTGCAAACCGGCGTTGAAATAGGCTTTAAAGGCATCCGCTACACGACAAAACACTGTGAAGCCGGCATTCTAAATGAATTACCCGATTATATAGGTGAAGGAAGACGAATCCGGGATGAACGCCATGGCCCTACAAGCTGGCTATCCATTACCTTAACCGAAGGCAAATTCCGGCAGGTGCGCAAAATGACAGCAGCTGTAGGATTTCCCACCCTGCGGTTGGTCCGCGTTAGGGTAGGAACTATATCTTTGCAAAATCTTAAAGCCGGTGCGGTGCGGGAAGTAGAACACTTTTCGCTACCCGGGGCATTATAA
- a CDS encoding tRNA (cytidine(34)-2'-O)-methyltransferase, translated as MLNIVLVEPEIPNNTGNIGRLCVGTGSRLHLIHPFGFEITDKNLKRSGLDYWVHLDWFEYQSVDEWKAAVPDLSRVFLFSSHSTVSYLDAEFQDGDWLVFGKESVGLSKEVLALFEKQLTIPISPLVRSYNLANSVAFAVGEAKRQLRK; from the coding sequence ATGTTAAATATTGTTTTAGTAGAACCTGAAATCCCGAACAATACGGGCAATATAGGTCGTTTGTGTGTGGGCACCGGAAGCCGGCTGCATTTAATCCATCCGTTCGGATTTGAAATTACCGATAAGAACCTCAAACGTTCCGGATTGGATTACTGGGTACATCTTGACTGGTTCGAATACCAGTCGGTTGACGAATGGAAAGCGGCTGTTCCCGATTTATCCCGCGTTTTTCTGTTTAGTTCCCATAGCACTGTTTCGTATCTGGATGCCGAATTTCAGGATGGTGACTGGCTGGTTTTCGGAAAAGAGAGCGTAGGACTCAGTAAAGAAGTGCTGGCACTTTTTGAAAAGCAACTGACTATTCCGATTTCGCCATTGGTAAGAAGCTATAACCTGGCCAATTCGGTAGCTTTCGCTGTTGGCGAAGCAAAAAGACAATTGCGAAAATAA
- a CDS encoding VOC family protein, whose product MANVNPYLTFNGTCEAAFDFYQSVFGGEFPYKGKYKDMPPGEYPLPDAEKEKIMHICLPIGGGSMLMGSDSSEAFGKATTMGDNIAISINTDSEEEATRLFNGLSAGGKITMPLDKTFWGAFFGMFVDKFGIHWMVNYDYEQAE is encoded by the coding sequence ATGGCAAATGTAAATCCTTATCTGACATTCAACGGTACGTGTGAAGCGGCCTTTGATTTTTATCAATCCGTATTTGGAGGAGAATTTCCGTATAAAGGGAAATATAAAGATATGCCGCCCGGAGAATATCCGCTTCCGGATGCTGAAAAAGAAAAAATCATGCATATATGTCTGCCAATTGGCGGCGGAAGCATGTTAATGGGAAGTGATTCTTCCGAAGCTTTTGGAAAAGCCACCACTATGGGTGACAATATCGCTATTTCCATCAATACTGATTCCGAAGAAGAAGCGACGCGTCTTTTTAACGGACTTTCAGCAGGAGGAAAAATAACAATGCCTTTGGACAAAACATTCTGGGGAGCATTTTTTGGTATGTTTGTAGATAAATTCGGAATTCACTGGATGGTCAATTACGATTACGAACAAGCAGAATAA
- a CDS encoding dienelactone hydrolase family protein: MNWKTSTASVVLILTTIATQAQLKTVDYSDGNQKLQGLSATPKKAKANKAGVLILPAWMGIDNNAKESAVTLEQQGYYAFVADIYGVGNKPENAKQAGERAGFYKNNYSEYQKRIRLALEQLVKQGANPNEIAVIGYCFGGTGVLEAARANFPVKGVVSFHGGLGKDASRKTEPITPKVLVLHGADDPYVSENEIKAFQKEMRDAKADWQMVYYANSVHGFTHKDAGTDNSKGVAYNEKAAQRSWKAMLDFFDEIFK; this comes from the coding sequence ATGAACTGGAAAACCTCAACCGCTTCTGTTGTGCTTATCTTAACAACCATTGCAACACAAGCACAGCTAAAAACCGTCGATTATTCAGATGGAAATCAAAAACTACAGGGGCTGTCTGCCACTCCTAAAAAGGCAAAAGCCAACAAAGCCGGTGTCTTGATTTTACCGGCCTGGATGGGCATAGACAACAACGCCAAAGAAAGTGCCGTTACGCTGGAACAACAGGGTTATTATGCTTTTGTTGCCGATATTTACGGCGTGGGGAATAAACCTGAAAATGCAAAACAGGCAGGTGAACGTGCCGGATTTTACAAAAATAATTATTCCGAATACCAGAAGCGCATTCGTCTGGCTTTGGAACAACTGGTAAAACAAGGAGCAAATCCGAATGAAATTGCGGTAATCGGCTATTGCTTCGGCGGTACGGGAGTACTTGAAGCAGCACGGGCCAATTTTCCGGTAAAGGGCGTTGTTTCTTTTCACGGCGGCCTGGGCAAAGATGCTTCCCGAAAAACAGAACCGATTACGCCTAAAGTACTGGTACTTCACGGTGCCGATGATCCGTATGTTTCCGAGAACGAGATCAAAGCTTTTCAAAAGGAAATGCGCGATGCCAAAGCCGACTGGCAAATGGTGTATTATGCCAATTCCGTTCACGGCTTTACCCATAAAGATGCCGGAACCGACAACAGCAAAGGCGTTGCCTACAATGAAAAAGCGGCACAACGCTCCTGGAAAGCCATGCTGGACTTTTTTGATGAGATCTTTAAATAA
- a CDS encoding ABC transporter ATP-binding protein — protein MSTTNDILVTTDLSIGYKTKTSVTVIAESLNLNLQAGKLVTLIGANGIGKSTLLRTITGIQAPLKGAVLLNNKKVTAYQPTELAQNLSIVLTEKLPPSNLTVFELVALGRQPYTNWIGTLSDEDIAKVNTALELTQITALANKRHYEISDGQLQKVLVARALAQDTPLIILDEPTTHLDLLHKVALFKLLRKLTHETGKCILFSTHDIDLAIQLSDEMIIMTPEHITQDQPCNHIANGLFDTLFKDENIFFDKEKGKFIIR, from the coding sequence ATGAGTACAACGAACGACATATTAGTTACTACCGATCTGAGTATTGGTTATAAGACCAAAACTTCGGTAACGGTCATTGCCGAAAGCTTAAACCTGAACTTACAGGCAGGCAAATTAGTCACGCTTATCGGTGCTAACGGTATTGGAAAATCGACCCTGTTACGAACCATTACCGGCATACAGGCACCGCTGAAAGGTGCGGTTTTACTGAACAATAAAAAAGTTACGGCCTATCAGCCTACGGAGCTTGCCCAAAACCTGAGCATTGTTCTTACCGAAAAACTGCCGCCAAGCAATCTTACCGTTTTCGAATTGGTCGCTTTAGGCCGCCAGCCCTATACTAACTGGATCGGAACATTGTCTGACGAAGATATTGCAAAAGTGAATACCGCTCTGGAGCTGACGCAAATTACCGCTCTGGCCAATAAAAGGCATTATGAAATCAGCGACGGCCAATTGCAGAAAGTTTTGGTTGCGCGCGCTCTTGCCCAGGATACGCCGCTGATCATTCTGGATGAACCCACAACCCATCTGGATTTGCTGCACAAAGTGGCTTTATTCAAACTGCTGCGAAAACTCACGCATGAAACCGGAAAGTGTATTCTTTTTTCAACACATGATATCGATCTTGCCATACAGCTGAGTGATGAAATGATTATCATGACACCGGAACACATCACCCAGGACCAACCCTGCAACCACATTGCAAACGGTTTGTTCGACACGTTGTTTAAAGATGAAAATATCTTTTTTGATAAAGAAAAAGGGAAATTTATTATCCGTTAA
- a CDS encoding iron ABC transporter permease gives MTTNNRNSILFILLGISLVLLFFINISTGSIAIPLKEIVNSLTGNPVSKTSWDYIISSYRLPKAITAILAGMGLSASGLLMQTLFRNPLAGPDVLGVSSGASLGVALVILGAAFLPPFLREIAVSPYSIVFASTLGSLAVLLAVLLVSRYLRDTMGILIVGLMFSSFTGAIVGVLTYFSTAEQLQKFTFWSLGSLGNLSWTSIIILLITVLIGLLLSLGSIKALNALLLGENYARSLGLNFKKARLIIILATSLLSGSITAFAGPIAFIGLTVPHIAKLLFQTSNHAVLFWATLLLGASIMLLCDCISQLPGSDMTLPINAITSIIGAPIVIWLLLRKRKMMN, from the coding sequence TTGACAACAAATAACCGAAACAGTATTCTTTTTATCCTGCTGGGCATAAGCCTGGTGTTGCTGTTTTTTATCAATATCAGTACCGGTTCCATTGCGATTCCTTTAAAAGAAATTGTCAATAGCCTTACCGGGAATCCCGTTAGCAAAACCTCATGGGATTATATTATTAGCAGTTACCGACTGCCCAAAGCCATTACGGCTATACTCGCCGGAATGGGACTGTCTGCCAGCGGTTTGCTCATGCAAACTTTGTTCCGCAACCCGTTAGCCGGACCGGATGTTTTAGGCGTCAGTTCGGGTGCCAGCCTGGGTGTAGCCCTGGTGATATTAGGCGCTGCATTTTTACCGCCTTTTTTAAGGGAAATTGCCGTATCGCCTTATAGTATCGTATTCGCTTCCACTTTAGGCAGCCTGGCGGTGCTTCTGGCTGTACTCTTAGTATCCCGGTATTTGCGCGATACCATGGGGATTTTAATCGTCGGCCTGATGTTTAGCAGCTTTACCGGTGCCATTGTGGGCGTACTAACCTATTTCAGTACGGCCGAACAGTTACAGAAATTCACTTTCTGGTCTTTGGGAAGCTTAGGAAACCTGTCATGGACTTCCATTATCATCCTTTTAATAACGGTTCTTATAGGTTTACTGCTCAGCCTTGGCAGTATTAAAGCTTTAAATGCCTTATTGCTGGGAGAAAATTATGCCCGGAGCCTGGGACTGAATTTTAAAAAAGCCCGGCTTATCATTATCCTTGCCACCAGTTTACTCTCCGGAAGTATTACAGCCTTTGCCGGACCAATTGCCTTTATCGGCCTGACCGTTCCGCACATCGCAAAACTGTTGTTCCAAACCAGTAATCATGCTGTTTTGTTTTGGGCAACGCTGCTTTTAGGAGCTTCCATCATGCTGTTGTGCGATTGTATTTCGCAGCTGCCAGGAAGCGACATGACCTTACCGATAAATGCAATTACTTCTATTATCGGAGCTCCGATAGTAATATGGCTGCTGCTTCGAAAACGAAAAATGATGAATTAA
- a CDS encoding ABC transporter substrate-binding protein, producing MMRKIALLLLLSAMVFTTVSCKKETEKTAVNTTPGENTIKHAKGLSIYNYDGYSVVKVTNPWPEAKEGFTYILQEKNGKVPDSLQKYTTISVPVQSVVVTSTTHVPSLELLGVESKLVGFPNTDYISSEKTRALIEAKKVKEVGKNENLNTEVLIDLAPEVIVGFSIDNNNKTYATLEKAGLKIVYNGDWTEQTPLGKAEWIKFFGALFGKKKEADALFSSIEQNYTKTLAIAQNTTKKPTVFSGAMYQDTWYLPQGDSWAALFLKDANADYLWKDSKGTGSISLSFEAVFDKAQKADFWIGPGQFTSIQEMLAVNPHYGQFDAVKNKNVYSFAVKKGKKGGIIYFELAPTRPDLVLKDMIRILHPEALPDYQLHFFQKLE from the coding sequence ATGATGAGAAAAATAGCACTTTTATTACTGCTTTCGGCTATGGTATTTACAACCGTGAGCTGTAAAAAAGAAACGGAAAAAACTGCCGTAAATACTACCCCAGGTGAGAATACCATCAAACATGCCAAAGGACTTTCCATTTACAACTACGACGGTTACAGTGTTGTAAAAGTGACGAATCCGTGGCCGGAAGCCAAAGAAGGTTTTACCTATATTCTACAGGAAAAAAACGGCAAGGTTCCGGATAGCCTGCAAAAATATACAACCATTTCAGTTCCCGTTCAATCGGTTGTGGTAACTTCCACCACTCACGTTCCTTCACTGGAATTGCTTGGTGTGGAAAGCAAATTAGTCGGTTTCCCGAATACCGATTATATCTCTTCCGAAAAAACCAGAGCGCTGATAGAGGCTAAAAAAGTAAAAGAAGTTGGCAAAAACGAAAACCTCAACACCGAAGTACTGATCGATCTGGCTCCGGAAGTGATCGTAGGTTTCAGCATTGACAACAACAATAAAACCTACGCTACTCTTGAAAAAGCGGGACTAAAAATAGTGTATAACGGCGACTGGACAGAACAGACACCGCTTGGAAAAGCCGAATGGATCAAATTTTTCGGGGCTTTATTCGGCAAAAAGAAAGAAGCCGATGCTCTTTTCAGCTCCATTGAACAGAATTATACCAAAACACTGGCAATAGCCCAAAACACCACAAAAAAGCCAACCGTTTTTAGCGGTGCGATGTATCAGGACACCTGGTATCTGCCGCAAGGCGACAGTTGGGCTGCCCTCTTTTTAAAAGACGCCAATGCCGATTATTTATGGAAAGACAGCAAAGGAACCGGCAGCATATCCCTTTCGTTTGAAGCCGTTTTTGATAAAGCCCAAAAAGCCGATTTCTGGATCGGTCCCGGACAGTTTACTTCCATACAGGAAATGCTGGCGGTAAATCCGCATTACGGACAATTTGATGCCGTAAAGAATAAAAACGTATATTCATTTGCGGTAAAGAAAGGTAAAAAAGGCGGTATTATTTATTTTGAACTGGCACCAACCCGACCGGATCTGGTTCTTAAAGACATGATCCGCATACTCCATCCTGAAGCTTTACCGGATTATCAATTACACTTTTTTCAAAAATTAGAATAA
- a CDS encoding TonB-dependent receptor plug domain-containing protein — MKLKLLFAFLFLGQCLFAQNDTIKLNEVVVSDVQLRDNTVSQTVLQLNDSIIHQNQPALTSLLNYNSVIYFKENGYGMVSSASFRGTTAQQTAVLWNGININSQLLGQTDFNTVTTRDFNSISVKSGGGSVIYGSGAIGGTVHLNNEFQFKDQFRNELYLGYGSFNTINTQYRLNAGSEKWNTQISFSRNSSDNDYPFVGTDEKNTNGQYFNTTVNANIGYKINAKNVLKLYSQFYEDERHFALTSANAIKTKYRNYNTRNLLVWTNYSGAFTSNVKAAILKERYQYYDNIENDNFSFGEVKTFIGKYDVVYSISKNMKLNAIFDYTINEGEGEGIGEATRKIGSGVLLFKHQVSDSFTYEISGRKEITDAYQSPFLFSAGATYAVTKWYKLKLNGSHNFRIPTFNDLYWKPGGNLNLRPESAYQADFGQEFTFNGLKLTATAYYMKIKDMLRWLPTSEGYWAPVNTDKVQSYGAEVLLDYTKKMGAHELGLKGTYAYTVSEDETTKKQLIYVPYHKLTGAVSYSYKNMAAYYQTLYNGEVFTLSDNDPKYMVKDYLVSNFGIDYSIGKKSQYRLGAQVRNLTNEKYESVVSRLMPGRNYNITLTLIF; from the coding sequence ATGAAATTAAAATTACTTTTTGCTTTTCTTTTTTTGGGCCAGTGTTTGTTCGCCCAAAACGATACTATTAAATTAAATGAAGTAGTAGTATCCGATGTTCAACTGCGTGACAATACGGTTTCCCAAACGGTATTGCAGCTGAATGACTCCATTATTCACCAAAATCAGCCCGCACTGACGTCATTGTTAAATTACAATTCGGTGATCTATTTTAAGGAAAACGGATACGGTATGGTTTCTTCTGCTTCCTTCAGAGGTACTACGGCACAGCAAACCGCTGTTTTGTGGAACGGGATCAACATCAATTCACAATTGCTCGGGCAAACGGATTTCAATACGGTTACGACCCGTGATTTCAACTCCATTTCGGTAAAATCGGGTGGGGGAAGTGTGATTTACGGCAGCGGAGCGATTGGCGGAACCGTCCACCTGAACAATGAGTTTCAGTTTAAAGACCAGTTCAGAAACGAGTTGTACCTGGGTTACGGAAGTTTTAATACGATCAACACACAATACCGCCTGAATGCCGGTTCTGAAAAATGGAATACCCAGATCAGTTTTAGCCGTAACAGTTCGGATAACGATTATCCGTTTGTGGGTACTGATGAAAAAAATACCAATGGGCAGTATTTCAATACCACCGTTAATGCGAATATCGGCTATAAAATAAATGCGAAGAACGTTCTTAAACTATACAGCCAGTTTTATGAAGACGAGCGCCATTTTGCATTGACATCGGCGAATGCCATCAAAACAAAGTACCGCAACTACAATACCCGTAATTTATTGGTCTGGACCAATTATTCCGGGGCTTTTACCTCTAATGTTAAAGCGGCAATTTTAAAAGAGCGTTACCAGTATTATGACAATATTGAAAATGATAATTTTTCTTTTGGTGAGGTCAAGACGTTTATCGGAAAGTATGATGTAGTGTATTCGATTTCCAAAAACATGAAACTGAATGCAATTTTCGATTATACGATAAACGAGGGTGAAGGTGAAGGAATTGGCGAAGCCACCCGGAAAATCGGTTCGGGAGTTTTGTTGTTCAAACACCAGGTATCCGATTCGTTCACGTATGAAATAAGCGGAAGAAAAGAAATCACGGATGCTTATCAGAGCCCGTTTTTATTCTCTGCCGGTGCCACTTATGCCGTCACAAAATGGTATAAGCTAAAATTAAACGGTTCCCACAATTTCCGGATACCCACCTTTAATGATTTGTACTGGAAACCGGGAGGAAACCTGAACCTGCGTCCGGAAAGTGCTTATCAGGCCGATTTTGGTCAGGAGTTTACCTTTAACGGTTTAAAACTAACGGCTACGGCTTATTATATGAAAATTAAGGACATGCTGCGCTGGCTGCCTACAAGTGAAGGATATTGGGCTCCGGTGAATACCGACAAAGTGCAATCCTACGGAGCGGAAGTTTTGCTGGATTATACCAAAAAAATGGGCGCTCATGAACTGGGATTAAAAGGTACCTATGCCTATACCGTTTCGGAAGACGAAACAACCAAAAAACAACTGATTTACGTACCGTATCACAAACTAACCGGTGCGGTTTCCTATAGCTATAAAAACATGGCAGCCTATTATCAGACGCTGTACAACGGTGAGGTGTTTACCTTATCGGACAATGATCCTAAATATATGGTAAAGGATTACCTGGTTTCCAATTTCGGAATCGATTACAGTATCGGTAAAAAAAGCCAATACCGTTTGGGAGCCCAGGTTCGTAACCTGACCAATGAAAAATATGAAAGCGTAGTCAGCCGATTAATGCCTGGCAGAAATTATAACATTACCCTAACTTTAATTTTTTAA
- a CDS encoding YncE family protein, producing MKINKLLGLSLLSAVFFASCTDEEIIYKENPAPVSKGAYENGILVMNEGNFGQPNAEVSFISAQYPTLFQNNIFNVVNPTKVLGNTGQSIGFNGDNAYIVLNGDNKIEVVNRYTFVSVATIQTGLQNPRYISFANGKGYVTNWGDAGVATDDYVAVLNLTTNQITGNIAVVEGPEQIITYNNNLYVAHKGGYGFNDKISVINSTSNTVQTTITVGDVPSVIEVSQDNLYVLCSGKPSWAGAETGGKLVKVNLANNTVAQTLDFGATEHPGFMDIENGTIYYMKGKGVYQKDVATATLPTTPTFTSTATTVYGFAAHNNKIYVGDALNYVDNGKVFVTTMTGAALNTYTVGVMPNGFYFNN from the coding sequence ATGAAAATCAACAAACTACTTGGACTAAGTCTTCTATCGGCAGTCTTTTTTGCCTCTTGTACAGATGAAGAGATTATTTATAAAGAAAATCCGGCACCGGTTTCTAAAGGAGCGTATGAGAACGGGATTTTAGTAATGAACGAAGGGAACTTCGGACAGCCGAATGCAGAGGTTTCTTTTATTTCCGCACAATACCCAACGTTATTCCAAAACAATATCTTCAATGTGGTGAACCCTACAAAAGTATTAGGGAATACTGGTCAGAGCATCGGATTCAATGGTGATAACGCTTATATCGTTTTAAACGGAGACAATAAAATTGAAGTAGTAAACCGTTATACTTTTGTAAGTGTAGCGACGATTCAGACCGGACTTCAGAATCCTCGTTATATTTCATTTGCTAACGGAAAAGGATATGTAACCAACTGGGGTGATGCTGGTGTGGCTACAGACGATTATGTAGCGGTACTTAACCTGACAACAAACCAGATTACCGGTAATATTGCTGTAGTGGAAGGACCGGAGCAAATTATTACTTACAACAATAATTTATATGTAGCACACAAAGGTGGTTACGGATTTAACGATAAAATATCGGTAATTAACAGTACTTCAAACACGGTACAAACAACAATCACTGTTGGCGATGTACCTTCTGTAATTGAAGTAAGCCAGGATAACCTGTATGTTTTATGTTCCGGAAAACCAAGCTGGGCTGGAGCTGAAACCGGAGGAAAACTGGTAAAAGTGAACTTAGCAAACAATACCGTTGCACAAACACTTGATTTCGGCGCTACAGAACATCCTGGATTTATGGATATCGAAAACGGAACTATTTATTATATGAAAGGTAAAGGAGTGTATCAAAAAGATGTGGCCACTGCAACGTTGCCAACAACACCAACTTTTACTTCGACTGCTACAACTGTTTATGGTTTTGCAGCACATAACAATAAAATTTATGTAGGGGATGCCCTTAACTATGTTGATAATGGTAAAGTTTTCGTAACCACGATGACCGGAGCTGCATTAAACACTTATACAGTTGGTGTAATGCCAAACGGGTTTTATTTTAATAACTAA
- a CDS encoding YncE family protein, whose product MKTNMMKWSKLFALAVLYFSFAACNQSDDSVVYENPLQAYDNGVFMLNEGNFGTPNASVSFISNDLLTFQDNIFFVVNPTKVLGDVAQSMGFYNEKAYIVVNTSNKIEIVNRHSFATLGTITDGLALPRYVVALNGKIYVTNSSNNTVTVYDADTFAKLATIAINKTVEKIVAVNGKIYVMNASFGTGSEITVINPATNTVTATLQVGDGLNSIEAKGNTLYALSGADSASKLVKINTQNDQITGTVTFPATLVNARNMDIDGEVVYFTKGNGVYRMGINDTTVSDTSIFTVPDNDFSTFYGFAAINGRIYVSDAKGFVNKSAVTIYSSAGTVLSQKTTGIGTNGFYPNN is encoded by the coding sequence ATGAAAACTAACATGATGAAATGGAGTAAGCTTTTTGCTTTAGCGGTTTTATATTTTTCTTTTGCTGCCTGTAATCAGAGCGATGATTCGGTAGTATATGAAAATCCGTTACAGGCTTATGATAATGGTGTTTTTATGTTGAATGAAGGAAATTTTGGAACGCCAAATGCTTCCGTATCGTTCATTTCAAATGACCTTTTGACCTTTCAGGACAATATCTTTTTTGTGGTTAACCCGACAAAAGTGCTTGGAGATGTAGCACAAAGCATGGGATTCTATAATGAGAAAGCCTATATTGTTGTGAATACTTCAAACAAAATAGAAATAGTAAACAGACACTCGTTTGCAACATTGGGAACAATTACAGACGGTTTGGCACTGCCTCGCTATGTGGTGGCACTAAACGGAAAAATATATGTAACCAATTCTTCAAACAATACGGTGACGGTTTATGATGCCGATACATTTGCCAAACTGGCAACTATCGCGATCAATAAAACCGTTGAAAAGATTGTTGCGGTAAACGGGAAAATATATGTGATGAATGCTTCTTTCGGTACAGGATCGGAAATTACCGTTATTAATCCTGCAACAAATACCGTAACGGCAACCCTTCAGGTGGGTGATGGATTAAATTCCATTGAAGCTAAAGGAAACACTTTATATGCGCTTAGCGGTGCAGACAGCGCCAGCAAGCTGGTTAAAATAAATACGCAGAACGACCAGATTACCGGTACAGTAACGTTCCCTGCAACATTGGTTAATGCCCGAAATATGGACATTGACGGGGAAGTGGTTTACTTTACAAAAGGTAACGGCGTGTACCGTATGGGAATTAACGATACAACGGTTAGTGATACTTCTATATTTACAGTACCGGATAATGATTTTTCTACGTTTTATGGCTTTGCGGCTATAAACGGAAGAATATACGTGTCTGATGCAAAAGGATTTGTCAACAAAAGTGCTGTAACGATTTACTCCAGTGCCGGAACCGTTCTGAGTCAGAAAACAACAGGAATAGGAACCAACGGATTCTATCCCAATAACTAA
- a CDS encoding RCC1 domain-containing protein, producing the protein MKKKITILRILFTLCLTALSGFTQTLSAQCKQQISAGSNHSLVVESDGGLWLSGKNTFGQLGDGTKNNKKQLQKIGSQVWNIVSGGLNHTLAIKADGTLWAWGNNRRGQLGDGTILDRVDPVQVGTDTDWQAVSAGGNHTLALKTNGTLWAWGYNTSGQLGNGTETGNASTPVQVGTDSDWKLIAAGGSHNLALKADGSLWAWGLNLSGQLGDDTVITKSVLTRIGTANDWKTISTGYSHSLAIKENGTLWSWGRNAEGALGDGTTIQKNSPVQVGSENSWSAISGGWDFSLALKNDKTLWSFGYNSSGQIGDGTTVNRTLPLQVGTASNWEKISAGSNHAMALNNDNKLFTWGKNNEGQLADNTLVDKRNPIGIGENCSLTAPEFDWKNITLYPNPTTSEFTIHFSGVIPEAKITVLNTYGQVIARKNAAAVETVTMNIAAAAGIYLVTIELGNTKTLTYKIIKK; encoded by the coding sequence ATGAAGAAGAAAATTACAATTTTAAGAATTTTATTTACACTGTGCCTTACAGCACTTTCAGGATTTACCCAGACACTTTCTGCACAATGCAAACAGCAAATCAGTGCCGGATCCAACCACTCTTTAGTGGTGGAAAGCGACGGCGGATTATGGCTGAGCGGTAAAAACACTTTCGGGCAGTTGGGCGACGGAACAAAGAATAACAAAAAGCAATTACAAAAAATAGGCAGCCAGGTTTGGAACATTGTTTCCGGCGGGTTAAACCACACGTTAGCAATAAAGGCAGACGGTACTTTATGGGCGTGGGGAAACAACAGAAGAGGACAGCTTGGTGACGGAACGATACTGGACAGGGTAGACCCGGTTCAGGTGGGTACTGATACCGACTGGCAGGCGGTGAGTGCCGGCGGAAACCATACGTTAGCCTTAAAAACGAACGGTACCTTATGGGCATGGGGATACAATACTTCCGGCCAGTTAGGGAATGGAACAGAAACCGGAAATGCCAGTACGCCGGTTCAGGTAGGAACAGATTCGGACTGGAAGCTGATTGCTGCCGGCGGTAGTCACAACCTGGCACTGAAAGCGGATGGATCACTATGGGCATGGGGACTTAACCTGAGCGGACAATTGGGCGACGACACGGTAATCACTAAAAGTGTGCTTACAAGAATAGGAACGGCGAACGACTGGAAAACAATCAGTACCGGTTACAGCCATTCTTTAGCAATTAAAGAAAATGGTACGTTGTGGAGCTGGGGCAGAAATGCCGAAGGCGCTCTGGGCGACGGAACGACAATACAAAAAAACAGCCCGGTACAGGTGGGCAGCGAAAACAGCTGGTCGGCCATCAGCGGAGGCTGGGATTTCAGTTTAGCCTTAAAAAACGACAAGACATTATGGAGTTTCGGTTATAATTCCAGCGGACAGATTGGCGATGGAACAACGGTAAACAGAACACTGCCATTACAGGTTGGTACTGCTTCAAACTGGGAAAAGATCAGCGCCGGATCAAACCATGCGATGGCTTTAAACAATGACAATAAATTATTTACCTGGGGAAAAAACAATGAAGGACAGCTGGCCGACAATACTTTGGTTGACAAGCGCAATCCGATTGGTATCGGGGAGAACTGTTCGTTAACCGCTCCGGAATTTGACTGGAAAAACATCACATTATATCCCAATCCGACAACTTCGGAATTTACCATTCATTTTAGCGGAGTAATCCCGGAAGCTAAAATAACGGTCCTGAATACCTACGGACAGGTAATTGCCCGGAAAAATGCTGCTGCTGTTGAAACGGTAACCATGAACATTGCTGCCGCTGCCGGTATTTACCTGGTTACAATAGAATTGGGGAACACTAAAACACTAACCTACAAGATTATAAAAAAATAA